Proteins co-encoded in one Candidatus Poribacteria bacterium genomic window:
- a CDS encoding IS3 family transposase, which translates to MTKLLATEGHTVGYKRVARLMKEENLWVSVKRVCQTTRSLEGSHPWVNRMQTLEISRQDHVWVGDITYVRLKGRFIYVALLIDVFTRMIRGWHLSQQLTQSLTLKPLEAALHQSVPEIHHSDQGVQYLSNAYLSRLKEHGIEISVARSGCPWENGYAERVIRTLKEEEVHLNDYEDITEARERIGQFITQVYHQKRPHAALVYCLRFFRPLPKGRLCYNDDLN; encoded by the coding sequence ATCACGAAGTTGCTGGCGACCGAAGGACACACCGTTGGGTATAAACGTGTGGCTCGGTTGATGAAAGAAGAGAATCTCTGGGTCTCGGTGAAACGAGTCTGTCAAACCACGAGATCCCTTGAAGGTTCACACCCCTGGGTCAATAGAATGCAGACCCTTGAGATCTCTCGACAGGATCACGTCTGGGTAGGCGATATCACCTACGTCCGCCTCAAGGGACGCTTCATCTATGTCGCTCTGCTCATCGATGTCTTCACACGTATGATAAGAGGGTGGCATCTGAGCCAACAGTTGACGCAATCTCTGACATTGAAACCCTTGGAGGCAGCCTTACACCAAAGTGTACCAGAGATCCACCATTCCGATCAAGGCGTGCAGTATCTTTCAAATGCGTATCTCTCGAGGCTCAAAGAGCACGGTATTGAGATTTCGGTAGCTCGCAGCGGGTGTCCTTGGGAGAACGGATACGCCGAAAGGGTGATCCGCACCCTCAAGGAAGAAGAAGTTCACCTCAATGATTACGAAGATATTACCGAGGCTCGAGAACGCATCGGGCAGTTTATCACACAGGTGTATCACCAGAAACGCCCACATGCGGCGTTAGTGTACTGCCTACGGTTTTTTAGGCCACTCCCTAAAGGAAGATTGTGCTATAATGACGATCTCAATTGA
- a CDS encoding transposase, protein MSTFNIDRLYCHRKFRPLSNIRLCYNDNLFERSLPMAKRRRFTAKFKAEVVLEALSGESSQAQLCRRHNLSENQVSTWKRQLLENVETFFESETDKQSSEPKYSD, encoded by the coding sequence ATGAGTACTTTCAATATTGATAGACTGTACTGCCACCGGAAATTTAGACCACTCTCTAATATAAGATTGTGCTACAATGACAATCTATTTGAAAGGAGCCTTCCGATGGCGAAACGAAGAAGATTCACTGCTAAGTTTAAAGCAGAAGTTGTGCTTGAGGCTCTCAGTGGTGAAAGTTCACAAGCCCAACTGTGTCGACGTCATAACCTCAGCGAAAACCAGGTCTCAACATGGAAGCGCCAACTTCTTGAAAATGTTGAAACCTTCTTTGAGTCGGAAACCGATAAGCAGTCCAGCGAGCCGAAATACAGCGATTAG
- a CDS encoding Uma2 family endonuclease — MATTAAPTHLTPETYLELERKAITKSEYVNGEIIAMAGASFAHNFITLDTTISLSRQLMDSDCEVAATGDLRVKAAQTESYFYPDIVVVCGEPEAEDNTFDTLLNPTLIVEVLSTSTETYDRDEKFAHYRQIDTLQEYILISQDSVQVVQYRRQTPEWVATEFRTLEDVVRLSSIACELPLRHIYRRVKFDGDA, encoded by the coding sequence ATGGCAACGACAGCAGCACCGACGCACTTAACTCCTGAAACATACCTCGAATTGGAACGGAAGGCGATAACAAAAAGCGAATATGTGAACGGAGAGATAATAGCAATGGCGGGTGCCAGTTTCGCACACAATTTCATCACGTTAGATACAACGATCTCTCTTAGCCGCCAACTGATGGATAGCGATTGTGAAGTCGCCGCTACAGGTGATCTACGCGTGAAAGCTGCCCAGACAGAATCCTACTTTTACCCAGATATTGTGGTTGTTTGCGGAGAACCAGAGGCTGAGGATAATACCTTTGACACACTCCTCAATCCGACACTCATTGTAGAGGTGCTTTCGACCTCCACGGAAACGTATGACAGAGACGAGAAATTCGCCCACTATCGCCAGATCGATACCCTGCAGGAATACATTCTGATTTCACAAGACAGCGTGCAGGTGGTGCAGTATCGTCGCCAAACACCTGAATGGGTGGCAACAGAATTTCGGACACTTGAAGATGTCGTGAGGCTTAGCTCTATAGCGTGTGAACTACCGTTACGGCACATCTACAGACGCGTCAAATTTGATGGCGACGCTTAA